CTGATGGATCGTAGTATCATGATACGTTCGTAGCCCACCACCAACACGACCACGGTCGCTACGATGTAGAAACATACGGCGTACATCGTAGCTGATGACTTCCAACTGAATGTAATGGTACCTAAAAgcaaaattcaatttatttcatctaCCGCAATCACGAATTTGGTTTGAATTTTATACACCAATCATTTCGAAACTATCACATAGATAccaactaaacataaatattttctttatttcaatcggttatattaagttaaatatctATTTTCCAATAAACTAGTCAACACAAGTCTCAAAATGTACCTTCGCAGTTTTAGGTATACAAGTACTCACCTACTTACTTATCTTTATAGGCTTTTCTTTGTTTGATTTGACCGAGCCTTAGCGAAATtctcttacaaaataatattaaaggaaTTTTCCTGTTTTTAACGCGATCAAAGATTTTAATCTTGTTTATTCATTTGCCGTGAGCATTTCGATGACAGAAAGCAATTTTTTTGGAGAGCTACTATCATATTCCAAACAGACAACATTCAGATTCCTTAAGAacggtaggtaggtatttgaaGATTACTACGATCTGTTTGCGTTCCAAAACACCTTGCTAATCgtgttcaagttatttggcgACAACTACACATTTGGTGgttatattttctttccttCCAAAACTTAGATGTACAAGATATGTAAGTTCTGCATCATAACAAAGTGGTAACCGGCAAGCAAAGATAATATGACATCCCATGGAGAAAGGAATCCGAAAAAGTCTTACGACATTATATTACCTATAGTCAACTGTCTTCACCCACTCACTAACTTTCGAGTTATGCTAGTAAGCACATATACTTATTTGAGGGGGTGGTACCTGGACGTGATCGTGTGATCGGCATGACGGCAAGAGCGCGGAACAGCACCAACAGCAGCTTGTGGTCGCGGTAGAATTGATCGTGGATCTCACACGTGTCTCCGTCTTGTGAAGACAACATGTCACGTTGTTCCTGCTCCTGAACAACacattaacacatttttaatcGGTTCCGAATTACATGGAACAAATTAGGCCGCTGTGTCAAGTGTTTCAACGGATCTAAAAGgccgatttaaataaattaaagccaTAAAAcggttattttaataacttgtaaatgtttcaaaaactacATGGCGTTCTGTAATGAACTACTATGAACTGTACCTACGTGagtaatttaactaaaatagtcTTTATTTTGACTTACATAGTCTCTTTGCGTCCTTTCATAAACCGCTTTATTTTGTTGAACATGTCTCATGTCGTAGTCCAGCAGGGTTCTATCGATGCCTTCATCGAAGAGGTGGTCTGGTATCGTCATGTTGCTGGAGACCAGTATCACCAATAAACGTAGACTGAATGCTGCATTCAGTACTGAAATGTGGTGCGGGTTAACGGTAAGCGCCTTGACACTATCGGAAAGTCAACAAAGtgagtaaatttaattaaaatttaaagtaaatgaCGATGTCGTTCTTTGCATATCAATGTGCGATCAACCGCTAGGCCTACTGAAGTTAGTGTAAAGGTAGCGTTTAGTCTCAAGGttcctaataaaatattgacgtaGACCTAGATTGTTAACGATAATGACGCTGCAGTCTTGAATAAATTACGTGGTTAGGTCTTTAACGTTTCTAAGTTAACGATACTATGATAAAGTACTTCTTTTGCGTCAATTAAAACAATGAGGTTCTTGAGAAGCTATAGGTATAGgcagttaattatttttttgtcaaccaAGAAATTTTGGAGATATGTTTCTACTTGGGTACCTTATGATTAGTTATGATTTTTGAAGTAAAGCCCCGCTTCTcaacagtatttattttgtagcgATAATCAAGAAGCCCTTATGGACGAGAAAATACAGTTATAGACGACGTGTGCGTTATGCAATTTTTCGAACTAGAAAGCGGATATTGGTGGGCCGTTATCCGATTCtctgaagaaataaaataatatatattctcTGTTGAATGCaaaaagtaggtatttaaaagtgaaagcaaataactttaaaaaatgttttattatatgtttttatatacataggtacattttcATATCATAATAATGGACATTGGCGGAGCCTGtatataacaatgtttattaatacaatCTTTGTTTCATATTTCCTTCATTCtttattgtaaagtaatttGGTATATTAACAAAAATCCTTAGGactaaaacaaacttaatacataataataatcacaattacctcttagaatataaaaaataaaaacataaatctaGCCTGTCGTTAACCAAAAACATGCCCAGCAATTTAATGTCTTATTTAGGGCCTGCACAAACAAGGGACAGTACTTCTAAACTTTttgtgaccgcgtagtggtattcgAGCTATgagtttccgtgcttcggagggcacgttagaAGTCAGTAGTTATCAatttattaagataatagtcgctAAGTCATGCCAAAGGTCTTCATTACATTAtcacactaggttgaccactatctACAGggtgaatgaaataaataaataaatatcaattttgtaattatatataAGAGGGAGAAGACCAAATATTGCATAGCTTATAAGAGTTTACACGACGTTTTTAGTACGCTTGACGGACAGTACGCGTTGGTACACAGCgttaaaaagaaatacgatCTTATTCTTGCTACCTCATTGGATAACGCTCGTGATTTTAGGCTGTCAACAAAAATTCCCTTGTCTGCCCAGGCCTTTATATACATGATACATAATAATCAGacgtaaaatattaacataagatgtaataaatactatatacATTCACCTCCTTTTGAGTCTAACTCATTTACTTCTGCAAGATCgattatttacagttttttgtttttcaaattttaattcttaacaATTTTCATGGCATGTTCTTAGACATAGGACAGACTTGTGACAGTGTTAGTGACAGTGCATAAGTTAAGACTTAAGTTTAGCCAGTTGTGCCATGAGTTCTTTGTCCGCATCGGCGGTAGATTCCCCAAGTTTGTTGCGAGCCACTGATGGAGCTCCTGCCATctgtaatttagaaaaaaatcctcattaaaagtaataacaaacaattgGCGGGTGAAAAATCTGTCACGTATCTGCTGGATAACCTCATAACCGCGGTCTTTTTCTTCTGAAGCTACCAAATCACAAATTTAAACCGTTAGGGCCTCTTCCCAGAATAAGGGAGGTTTTAATTTTGAGTTCACCACTCTGGCCAAAAGCAGGTCGAAAACTTGGTATACCTTCAAGTCACTCTCTTTAAAacagtaagtaaatataataaagaaaaataatttgctgtCAGTTTTAGTGAAACAACAGGAAACACTGACCTTGCCACTAATTTCAATGCCGATTTCGTCAAGCACTTGGTTTACGATTCCTTCAGATTCTTCCTCATCGCCAGACTCGCACATTATGTCGTCCAGAGTATCTGCAACTATACACAAAGCATTAGCAATTAAATCGAAATCACAAAAATAggtactttacaataatatcctGTAGACACCGGAAATACCATAATGAAGCTAATAATTTTACCCAAATTACATAGGAACCGAGCATATCAGCTAATAAAAAATTTGATccttatttcaaaatgtataaaaatgcCAACTTACTCATCTCATCAGTCATGTCCATCTTAGCATTAGCTTGTTTGAATGCCTCCATGTCCTTGGCGATTTGATGTGGGTTCATCACCTTGTTCATGTTGCCCATGGTCTTGGCTGTTGTGCCCATAGCATTGGCAATTGCTATGTTTGCGCCCATCGCTTTATTGTGAATCTGGACGCCTGTGATCTGTATATatagaaaattgtttataaagGCAAGGTGCCTAAAGATGTATAAATTGTGCAACAAGCTAATATCTTCTAAATATGTGTATAGTTTTGGAATTCTTATATCCCTTTAATAGACTACTGTCCTCTcatttacatataattataacaaataaaagtttgtatgttaaTTATAGTTTTGGGAAAAACATTCAGTTACTGGGAATCTATGTATCTATAGTGTTCTGTTATTTCTTAAACCAATAAATGCAATCATAAAAGACATTGCCAAAGAATGGATTAAACAATACAAGCTCTAATAGTATCTACTCTCTTTGTGCTTTATAAAGTtcagttataatattaaatactgcATGTATTTGAATACTAACCTTACTGTTAGCAGCATACATTCTATTCTTCTGTTTTCTTAATTGCACCAACTGTTTTGCTAATATTTTACACCCATCATTGTTGCCTTCTttagccattttttttatttccatctcctgtaattgtataaaaaacattGAAGATATATCCTTCCTGAGTGGAAAATGTGCCACTTTCCTACTAATAACCTATAGGTTTGTgagtacataatatgtatggaACTCTATAAACGAACATTACTAAACGGTTTTTGATGATACAGATAATTTATAACTGGAATAGAATAATTTTTACCAGTGGAAATATCTTTAAAAGGACAAAATCTTGGTCAGTAGTTTGTAATGAACGAATGTATATGCGTATCTACAAAGGActtaccaattttttttcttcccTTTCAAGATTTGCTTTATCCCTGTCCAAGTCTCGAGCTGCCTTGCGTAATTCCCTGTCATTTTGCCTCTGTTGTtctgtaataataatgttatgttatcaatttaaaaagtaaacatgtTGTACTCGAAACTACTTTCAATAAGAACACCATTTACATAATCAACTAATCAAAGCTTGAGAGTCGCATGTTTAACAAAATGGTATCATTTCTTTATGGATTTCCTAGATTAATCTTTTTATAGACATGACTATTTTAACAACCTTGTAGAGCAATTTCCTACAATAAATGAATACGACATCTTAGGACGCTTATGCCACTAATGGCGTTTAAATTATTCGGTAAATAAGTTTTGATCGTGTATACCTTAACAGCATAGAAGAACGTTAACAAATTTATAATCTCAATTTTAACAAACAAGTTCAtagaaagaaaacaaagataACTTGGGCAATTGTTACTCTAGTGaatttcaaacaattattattttagctaATGACGAAACTTGTTCTTACCTTTTACTGTAGGGGCTTTTCCAAATAACCAATCCATGATCTAACTAGTTTaagtagaataaaaatgtacaaaatacaatattcaGTGTTTAAAGTATtgtgaaatgaaaatgattatttGCAAAACAAACCGATGACACACACCTGACTCTGACTCACtattttgacattgacagttCATTGCCTGTTTCTGACCGACTTCTTAAATTTCGTGTAGAAATCCTTATAGTCGctttagtttaaaaatctttagtaTTATAAATCCAGTCCCATATCTTTAAAGTACCTAATaagaaaacagaaaaaaatagtttttctcaATCATTAATAACTGAGAAGCTGTATGGTAGGTATATGCATACCTACCTATAAAAGCCATTTAATTTTCGTTGTACGGCAATTCGAAATCTGGAATAAGTTAAACAGAATCCGTATTCCTAAATTACCATAAtcaactataataaataattaggttCAACTAAAATTGTACTGAATAGAAGCGTTTTGGAGCTGTCAGAGTATTGCGTCTTTTTAAATTTCAGATTTAAACACGGGAACTCGTTTAACGTGTTAATTTAGCATGAAGGTCGGCTTGTAAGAATTAAGTACTTACAAAGAAACTACCTAGGCTGG
This genomic stretch from Anticarsia gemmatalis isolate Benzon Research Colony breed Stoneville strain chromosome 13, ilAntGemm2 primary, whole genome shotgun sequence harbors:
- the CHMP2B gene encoding charged multivesicular body protein 2b codes for the protein MDWLFGKAPTVKEQQRQNDRELRKAARDLDRDKANLEREEKKLEMEIKKMAKEGNNDGCKILAKQLVQLRKQKNRMYAANSKITGVQIHNKAMGANIAIANAMGTTAKTMGNMNKVMNPHQIAKDMEAFKQANAKMDMTDEMIADTLDDIMCESGDEEESEGIVNQVLDEIGIEISGKMAGAPSVARNKLGESTADADKELMAQLAKLKS